From a single Bos indicus isolate NIAB-ARS_2022 breed Sahiwal x Tharparkar chromosome 11, NIAB-ARS_B.indTharparkar_mat_pri_1.0, whole genome shotgun sequence genomic region:
- the GAREM2 gene encoding GRB2-associated and regulator of MAPK protein 2 gives MEKLAAGLAGLRWSMGAFPLDLIVSRCRLPTLACLGPGEYAEGVSERDILLIHSCRQWTTVTAHTLEEGHYVIGPKIDIPLQYPGKFKLLEQARDVREPVRYFSSVEEVASVFPDRIFVMEAITFSVKVVSGEFSEDSEVYNFTLHAGDELTLMGQAEILCAKTTKERSRFTTLLRKLGRAGALAGVGGGGGPGGAGAAGGGGGARPIKGKMPCLICMNHRTNESLSLPFQCQGRFSTRSPLELQMQEGEHTVRAIIERVRLPVNVLVPSRPPRNPYDLHPVREGHCYKLVSIISKTVVLGLALRREGPAPLHFLLLTNTPRFALPQGLLAGDPRVERLVRDSASYCRERFDPDEYSTAVREAPAELADDCASPRRARLCLPAPPRALVPARAPGPGPPGDGDQEYVIPDWAGGPEPAAPPAEIPYEELWTHQAAEGLVEGRTRPLPGPDLISFGAAGPPRLEPEAAPPPVPPKSEAVKEECRLLNAPPVPPRGGSGRLSGSPPVPPRFPKLQPVHSPSSSLSYYSSGLQDGAGSRSGSGSPSPDAYSLYCYPCTWGDCKVGESSSRPPPGPLPSTTQPSQASRALVEPLSSRASSLLGADTPAKTYHSCPPPFKPSHPQKRFAPFGALNPFSGPVYPTGPSAASSSGPAVPSGPLATSSPAYSPGLGSPGQAYSAASTSSCPTSSSSSSEWQEPSLEPFDPFELGRGSSPEPELLRCQEPRAVGAPGPGLSPLGPPKAFEPEGLVLRQGPAPLSPVAPQGPEAGGARLLLTQGRLEGPPASPRDGATAWGGREATSWQPPADLSALSLEEVSRSLRFIGLSEDVVSFFARERIDGSIFVQLSEDILADDFRLTKLQVKKIMQFIKGWRPKI, from the exons GGAAGTTCAAGCTCCTGGAGCAGGCCCGGGATGTTCGGGAGCCGGTGAGGTACTTCAGCAGTGTGGAGGAGGTGGCCAGCGTCTTTCCTGATCGCATCTTTGTGATGGAAGCCATCACTTTCAGTGTCAAG GTGGTGTCAGGGGAGTTCAGCGAGGATAGCGAGGTGTACAACTTCACGCTGCACGCGGGTGACGAGCTCACTCTCATGGGGCAGGCGGAGATCCTGTGTGCCAAGACCACTAAGGAGCGCTCGCGCTTCACGACCCTGCTGCGCAAGTTGGGCCGGGCCGGAGCGCTGGCCGGggtgggcggcggcggcggcccggggGGCGCGGGGGCCGCGGGTGGCGGCGGGGGCGCCAGGCCCATCAAAGGCAAGATGCCCTGCCTCATCTGCATGAACCACCGCACCAACGAGAGCCTGAGCCTGCCCTTCCAGTGCCAGGGCCGCTTCAGCACGCGCAGCCCGCTGGAGCTGCAGATGCAGGAGGGCGAGCACACGGTGCGCGCCATTATCGAGCGCGTGCGGCTCCCGGTGAACGTGCTGGTGCCCAGCCGCCCACCCCGCAACCCCTACGACCTGCACCCGGTGCGGGAGGGCCACTGCTACAAGCTGGTCAGCATCATCTCCAAAACAGTGGTGCTGGGGCTGGCGCTGCGCCGCGAGGGACCGGCGCCGCTGCACTTCCTGCTGCTCACCAACACGCCGCGCTTCGCGTTGCCGCAGGGCCTCCTGGCCGGGGACCCGCGCGTCGAGCGCCTGGTGCGCGACAGCGCCTCCTACTGTCGCGAGCGCTTCGACCCGGACGAGTACTCGACCGCCGTGCGCGAGGCGCCCGCCGAGCTGGCCGACGACTGCGCCAGCCCGCGCCGCGCGCGCCTCTGCTTGCCCGCGCCCCCGCGCGCCCTCGTGCCCGCCCgcgcccccggccccggcccaCCAGGCGACGGCGACCAGGAGTACGTGATCCCCGACTGGGCCGGCGGGCCCGAGCCCGCCGCGCCGCCCGCCGAGATCCCCTACGAGGAGCTGTGGACGCACCAGGCAGCCGAGGGCCTAGTCGAGGGCAGGACCCGGCCGCTCCCGGGGCCCGACCTCATCTCCTTCGGAGCCGCCGGGCCGCCCCGCCTGGAGCCCGAGGCGGCGCCGCCTCCCGTGCCTCCCAAATCCGAGGCG GTGAAGGAGGAGTGCCGCCTGCTCAACGCCCCTCCTGTGCCCCCGCGGGGTGGCAGTGGCCGGCTCTCGGGTAGCCCCCCAGTACCCCCACGCTTCCCTAAGCTGCAGCCCGTCCACTCCCCCAGCTCCAGCCTCTCCTACTACTCCTCTGGCCTCCAGGATGG GGCGGGGTCCCGAAGTGGCAGTGGCTCGCCGTCACCCGATGCCTACTCCCTCTATTGCTACCCCTGCACCTGGGGAGACTGCAAGGTGGGCGAGTCCTCCAGCCGTCCACCCCCGGGCCCCCTGCCCTCGACCACGCAGCCCAGCCAGGCCTCCCGGGCCCTTGTGGAGCCCCTGAGTAGTCGAGCTTCCTCCCTCCTGGGGGCCGACACCCCCGCCAAGACCTACCACAGCTGCCCACCTCCATTcaagccctcccacccccagaaaCGCTTTGCTCCGTTTGGAGCTCTTAACCCCTTTTCCGGGCCTGTCTACCCCACGGGCCCTTCAGCAGCCTCCTCTTCTGGGCCTGCAGTTCCCTCAGGTCCCCTGGCTACCTCCAGCCCCGCTTACTCCCCAGGCCTGGGCTCTCCAGGCCAGGCCTACTCGGCAGCTTCCACCTCCTCCTGTCCCACCTCCTCGTCTTCCTCCTCTGAGTGGCAGGAACCCTCCCTGGAGCCCTTCGACCCCTTTGAGCTGGGCCGGGGCAGTTCTCCAGAGCCTGAGCTGCTGCGCTGTCAGGAGCCCAGAGCCGTGGGGGCACCTGGGCCTGGCCTCTCGCCACTTGGACCCCCCAAGGCCTTTGAGCCCGAAGGCTTGGTGTTGCGGCAGGGTCCCGCCCCACTGTCACCGGTGGCCCCGCAGGGCCCTGAGGCTGGTGGAGCGCGACTCCTTCTCACCCAGGGGCGCCTCGAAGGGCCTCCTGCCAGTCCCCGGGATGGGGCCACGGCTTGGGGAGGCCGAGAAGCCACCTCCTGGCAGCCCCCCGCTGACCTCTCTGCActctccctggaggaggtctcCCGAAGTCTGCGTTTCATCGGGCTCTCAGAGGACGTGGTCAGCTTCTTTGCCCGAGAGCGCATAGACGGCAGCATCTTCGTGCAGCTCAGTGAGGACATCCTGGCAGATGACTTCCGCCTGACCAAgctgcaggtcaagaagatcATGCAGTTCATCAAAGGCTGGCGGCCCAAGATCTGA